Genomic window (Apodemus sylvaticus chromosome 22, mApoSyl1.1, whole genome shotgun sequence):
tagcctcacatcagatttttctgcctctgccttcctgctgggattaaagtcatacaAGTGTTGGTGTGATCTCCATTTTCAGTTAAGTTTTTCAGGTTCATTGGCACTGATAACTAGAGAACCAAAGAAAAGCAACACATGGTGGGGCCTTGAGGAGCCTCACAGGTGACACCTGAGGTGCAGTGGACCCTGGAAAGGAAAACTGGTTGacgcagggcggtggtggcgcatgcctataatcctagcacttgggaggcagaggcaggcggatttctgagttcaaagcctgtctggtctacagaatgagttccaggacagccagggctaaaaaaaaaaaaaaaaaaaaaaaaaaaaggaagaaagaaaactggtTGGCACTGCCAATTATTAGGgagataaaattttaatttgaaaaagtcTCTAAATGTGTTTACAAGATTTTGGCAACCTCTGAGGATAGTTGCATCAGAATGGTGGCGAGAGCCAGATTTGTAGTGGGCAACCGGAAAATTAGCTACAAAAGGAACCAGAAGACACAAGAAAGCCTGGCCTGccatcttcccaaggctttcGGCTGAAGGAAACAGCAAGTGAATAGAGGAAAGGGACAAGATGCTGGCGTCCAGGGGCCAATCAGTGCACCAGCAAGGGCAGAAGGCTACAGGTAGCTCTCCATTACAGCAAGCCCACTGCCTTCTGGCTGCCCTCTTCCGGCAATTCGttagggagtggggggaggggtgggcaaTCAAAATGAGAGCTCTTGACACCAGCTGTCCTTTACATTCCTACCACCCCTTGGCTCATCTTACAATAGGCTTTGTCTGCTGCATCTTCCGGGTTGTCACCCCTTTCAGAAGCAAGGCTGTATGGGTGCTGTCCCCTATCCTTTCTCCTTGGCAGCGCAGATCCcaataagtatccctgacctccaCTAACAGCTGTAAATAAGTTGATTACAAATCAGACTCCCCAACAAAAAGATATGTTGGGTCCTAAGTTCTATAaagaacaaaggagcagaaaatgaTACAGGAGCTTGCTATTTTTACAGGCCATTAAGAGACAGTCTTGATAAAATCTGGGCAGAGGTTGGATATGGAAAGGGCACAGACCACAGGCATCTATGTAGGACAAGCTTTCCAGCAAAGGAAACGCCAAGCACAAGCTTTGAAGAAGTGTGTGCCTGGCTTATCAAAGGCACAGCAAGGAAGGAAAGTTCAACCATTGCCAAGCTCTGGGTTAGAAGTCACTTCTAGAAAAAGTCTCAAAGCCACAGCTTCGATGGGAGTGTTCTATAAGGCAGGGTCACTGTCAGGATAATAAGTGATATTCAAAGTCACGAAACCAAGTATCATCTGGAGAATAAAGGTACTTCAATAAGGGGCCAAACTGCAAAGATGAAATGAAATTCAAACTCAGTTAACAAGTAATTATCAGTTTGGTAAGTTTAGTAAATGATCCTAACAAAAGTGGGTGGGGCAAGCATTTTGTTGGCttttaaagacaaggtttctttgtgcaACTGTGGCTGTCTtgggaacttgctctgtagaccatgcaaAACTTTCTGTGTTGTCTCCATGTGTACATATATTCAGTATTGGAGCCCCTGGAACCATACCTACTGATGTTTGAGAGCTACCATGCAGGTACTGGAACTGAACCTGGTCCTGTGCAGGAGCAGCCATCTCTTGTGCCCCCTGGCCTTTTCCACTTCCCAAAAGTAATTCAAACATTGGCAGCAAACATCTTTTGCTTGGAATTGTGAAGCCGCCTGCCTTCAAAGACTATGTGCATTCAGTTTGACCACTGTGTTTTTGGGAAAATGCTATGCTTTTACATCAAATGGAAAGAATTCTTTTTCTGAATAGATGTCTTGAAAGTAAGTTCCCCAATCCACCACTCGGTGATGGCAACCCTTCGAAGGATCCACTCTCATATGCTTACATCAGGACTCACAAGAGTAGTATGACCCCATGAAGTAGTAATCTTATAGTTGGGGTCAGCACAACAAGAAGGCCAAGATTCACCGCTCCTCTGAGTAACCAGGGTTTCTGCCAGTTTTACTACCTTCCTGAACGGAGGCTTCTCCTCTGCTCAGGGTAAATCATCTAAGAACACAAGGACATCTAGAAATCCTTCACTCTGGTCCCATGTGCTAATGTTACTGACAGCGCAACATGTGAAAACAGGACTTCCTGGGAAAGAACAAAGCACTCTTAAGTCTTCAGGTCTTTTTACATCCCCAGTATTCATGAGCCAAATGGTAATCAGACTTCAGAGAAACACTAGCTTTACAAAGCAAAGCAGTAAATAAGACTAAAAAAGACCATCCATTCATATATATTAGCTACCCTGAGTCCAGTTTCCCCAGAAGGCGTCCTACCTTTAGTTCTAGCATATTCTTGCCATTTTCTAACAGTCCTTACATCTCATAAGTTATCATGAAAATGAAATTGTACACCCTTAATAGATCAATATTGGCACTGCCAGCTGTGGTGGTAaaacctttattcccagcacttgggaggcagacaagtggatctgtgagttggaggccagcctggtctacaaggttaagtccaggacaaccagggctggcTATGCTAAGGCaccatcttgaaaaaccaaataaatctcGGCACTGTTCTCAGTAGAATATTTTGTGTAGACTTGGATGCTACTGAGGGATTCTGcactcaagaaaaataaagtccATAGTTACAACTCAGGGGCTTCAAGTTTGAAGGAAAACAAGCCTATTAACAGACCATAACACAGATCATAGTGTCCATTGAATATACCATAGACTAGAGCAGAACCCTATTTCCTAAGGTACTAACCTTGGGAATTATGGTTGCCAAATTAactatttgctttaaaaaaaaaactcatccaGTGCATTTAAGTAATtctaacaattaccccaaccagGGACTGGGGTGGGCATCCAGAGACCCTTTGTGACTGAAGACATGATTGAAGGTAAGGACAACTAAGGCAGCTGTTTACTGTGTACTGGACACATTGGTACCCACTCACACCATGTGGACACAGACAGGTGGTTTAAGCACATCACTAGGTGTTAATGAGCTATGACCACAGTAGCAAGAATGTTAGCTCCATTGCCTGTAAAGAGATAATTAATGGGGACTTCACCCACTGTTTAGAGCAACCCCACTAACAGGATGTTAACCAAGCAATGTGTTTCAGGAAGATACTTGGACTATTTCTACAGAACCCACTCTTACCTTTATTGTCCAATTTCAGTATAGCTGCTGTAGCAAGCAACAGTATAAGGAGCTACCAGTTgccgggtggtggcacacgcctttaatcccagcacttgggtggtggaggcagaggcaggcagatttcgaggccagtttggtctacagagtgagttctaggatagccagagctatacagagaaaccctgtttcaaaaaaaactaaacaacaacaacaaaaaggagctACCAGTCAAGCAAGAGGATAAGGCGCATATACCAGTTTGACACCAGATTCTGATCCTTGGTTACAACATAAGCACTGCCTAAATGGCCATGAGAGAACGCTTAAAGCCAATGACTATCCTTACCACACTGTGGCAACATTAATGCACCTGCAAAGTACAACCTGAAAGAACACCGGAAAGGTGAACCAAAGGCCAGTACTGATTTTGTTCCAATGACGGTATGGTGGGCCATTTATaatctttaggttaggaaaggaACCAATGCTTTTTCATCAAGTAGGACCAAATGTCTGtggccagctctctcctggcttAGTTTTATATGCCCACTTTGGAGAATTTAGAAACTCTTCAAAGTGGGAACGTCACACACGCACTCTGATATCCCCGCCTTGATACCAACATGCTACCATGCACGTCATGCAGGTGTGAAGGTCCCCGGGCTTCGGCACCTATAGAGTGGGTATGTGACGTTTACATCTTGTAAACATCTGGCTATTTTCTAATCAAGAGTATATTTTCTACACACTAAGCCACATCACTTAGAACCAGTACAATCTGAACAGGACAGTGAGAAGACACCACACTTCAGCCTAAGGAGAGCACTTTGCAGTCCGggtcctttatttctcttttgtacATCAGGCCATGAATTCGTATGGGATGGGCTCCAGCAGCTCGGGCTCCTTCCCGTTAGTCCTCACAAAGTGGGCTTCTCTGGGTGGTGCAGGCTggtaaggaaaaaaaaggaatcaatAGTAACGTTTAGTGTTCTTTGAAATTAATGAACACCCAATTCTTAAACTTATTAACAAAGAGAGCAAAATTCTTTACAGATTCCTCAAGATTAACATTAATAGATAAATATTGCCAAGGCGGGTTCTTACCTGGCGCTTCAGCTGAACCCAGGTGCCCTTCTCTCTGGCCTCCTTTTTCTTCTGATCGTTCTCTTTCACCCGCTTCAGAAAGCTGTCTCTGCTCTTCGAGTGCTTGATGTGCTCAATCCGCACATTGATCCTCTTGGCCAGAATCTTGCCCCTGGAATGACCAAGGACCAATAAATTCTAAATGCTTCAttcaaaaacacaacaaaaatgtaCACTGACAGTTGCTAACACTTCACTCAAGATCAACAGTGACATGTcaatcattcttttctttttaaatctgagtacactgtagctgtcatcagacaaaTCAGAAGAAATCACCAGAtcttatggttgtgagccaccatgtggttgctgggaattgtactcaagatctttggaagagcagtcagtgctcttaaccactcagccatctctccagccccatgtcaaTCATTCTCACCCAAAGGAAGAGGCTTTGAGAACACACCGTAAAGCTGCTTAATTGATGGAACAGACCCCGAACCATAGTAACTTACCCAAACTACGCTAATGAAACTTGGAATGAAGTTTCAATGTCATAAAAACCAGCACAGACCACTCACAGAATCCCCCAAACAACATCAATGTTCCCCCTGACAGGTTACAAGACAAACACTTAAGTTTGCCTGAGTTTTAAAAGGTTATTTCCTTTGCCCCACTTGAATGGCCAATGAAGACATTAAGTCCAATTGGCAAAGTGAAAGGGGGTGTGAGATCAACTTCTTAGTCACAAAGAAAGGCGTTCTACTCACTTAACTTGCTTGTTTACAATGATGCCCACAGCATGCTGGGTGACATTGTAGACTCTTCCGGTTTTGCCGTGGTAACACTTATGGGGCATTCCTTTTTGAACAGTGCCCATTCCCTAGTCAACAGACAAAGTGTTATTCCTCTTTTCAAATCCTTGTAACTAACCAAGGCTCCCTTTCAGGGACAACTCAAGAACTCTCAGAGCCGGTGAAATGTGGTTTTCACATTGCATTGAGCAATCAAACAGGCAATCATCATTAAGTTCCAGAGCGCCCGTCAAAGAATGCAGCCTTCACTGCGGTTTTCCTACAACTTCTATGTTAATaactttgttttgagatggggtctaaCTGCATAGCCtcacctggccttgaacttaagaaatctgcctgccttgcaTCCTGAGTGCTAGCTAGGCttaaaggcatgagccagcaCTATAATGCTATTTTTAATGGTATCTATCTTTTACCCTTCTCCCATCCTGGGCTATTAACCCCAAGTAATTAAACCATCATTCCTAACTTGTGGTGCCCTTTCTTCCACTCTCACCTTGATGTCTACAATATCACCCTTCTTGTAGATTCGCATGTATGTGGCCAAAGGAACAACTCctgcaacaggaaaaaaaaaaaagtcaagacatCTAGAACCGCACATTGAGGGCACCAGTTTTCAACACAAAGTACGCGGCAATGGACAATTTCTCCTAGAAGCAGAGCCAGCCTAAGACATGCCACTTGTTTCCAGAGCAGGCCCACACAATTATGAAACTATGAGAGAAGCATGCTTCCCTTATGGCAGAATACAGGCATATGCTAAGGCCAACAAATATCAAAGAGGATCGTGCCACTTACCATGTTTCCTAAAAGGCCTAGAGAACATGTACCGGgtgcctctcctctttccctttgtgTTCGTCATTTTGGCGAGTTACTAAAACCAGAAGAGTTATTAGTCAAATAACAATCCACACTTAATGTTACCAATTGTCCCATTAACCACAACCCCCCCAAAGTCATCTTATCAGACAAGGCTCCCTCAAGCTCAGAACCTTCCTCAACCTCCCAAAGCACTAGAATTGAAAATGGGTGCCCAGGATTCCTTTCAGCAAAAGAGCTCAAATTCTGTCATTAGAACCAGCAGATCTGGATGTTAAAACTTTAGGTCAACATACTGTTGTTATCTACACATAAAACGGTCTAAAAAGCCAAGACATTGATACCTGCCAACTCCAGGATAACCTGGAGACCATCAGACTCATCAAGCTCTTTGATACTATAACTTAATTTCACTTTTTTAACTAACCTAGTTTTCTaccaaaaaatctcttaaattctACACTTCCACTTGCTAACGTATTAGGAAGCATGTTAGGAAAACCAGATTACCACTAAACTTAAAGCAAGCCCCAATGCTTTCTGCTAACAAGAATCACTTTAGCTTACACTCCAACCTGTAAAGGGTCTAATTCTATAAGCAGCAAAATAACGAACAGCCCCCCAAAGATGGCTGGCACGGGAAGACTACCTAATTGGCAGTTAATTTATGAACTTACCTACTATGCGTATTTAGAACCAGATCATGCATTCCCACAAACCAACAAGGCTTGGATTACTCCAGTCATCCCTCCATTTCTACCCACAAGGGAAGCTCCAAAGCATGGGGTACTAGAGCCAACCACTTGCCCTTGGTCGTAAGCATTGGTGTAGCAGCCTTAATGTTACCTCCCTTCCCCACGCTCGTCTTCTAGGGCCAAAATTTGCAATTCCTACGTGTTCCTCGTGTATCTGGAGGGGTCCCCATTACATCATTACCAGGCTGACCCGGCGGGCACCCTCCTCGGCCGAGCCAACTCCAGGCCTGTACACACCCAGGTATCGTAAGACCCAAACCGAATCGTAAGTCCTAACCCGACAGCACATGCTCAAGCTTAGAGTTAGGCGGACGCCCGGCAACGAAGACTGAGCCAGGCCCGGCTTCCCCGGATAGAAGCCCCCGGGCACACACCACCCAGACCAGTGACCTCCAGACAGTCTCCCCACGACCCTAACACGCAGTCTCCGCGGCCTGAACTCCTCACGCAGCGTGTGCGGAGTGCAAGACGAGAGAGCCACGCGCGTACCAACCTGGAAGATGGCTGCCGCGGCCGAAAGGAGGAGGGCGGGGCTGCGCGCTCTTACAAGGCCCGAGGGCTGCCCGCGGCGCCGCCTGAAGAGAAACGCCTGGTCTGCGAGGCTCTTCAAGAGAACCTCAATCACCCCGGTATCCTGGAGACTCTGTGAGGACGCTCTCCTTTGCGCAGATTAAAGGCATCAGGCCAACTGAAAATCACACGGGCATCCTGTTAGACAGCCCAGAATGGGGCCCTCGCGGGCGTAAAGCCTGACGCGACTTCCGTAGCGTGCTGACATCATCCGTGTGTCCTCTGACGTAGGAGGTACCGCCTCTCCTCTGGTTTGCACGGGGTTCTGCCGTGCGGTGCGTCTTACAGTATGTAGCGTGTGTAGAGTCGCGTAGGTAGACAATTACGTGTGGACAAGAAACCTTGTCTGTGTGTATTTCAACGCACATACCGGTCTGTTAAAGTTTGAAAAGCTATGCGTAGTGCGCATGCTCATAATCCCAGCcttccggaggcagaggcaagaaaatcTGAGTTTTCGAGATTGTCCTGAGCCGAGTagttgagactctgtctcaaaagacaaaaacaaacagaaaacaaaaaaccctcactTTGGTTTACTCTCCTCTCATACCTGTAGTTTGAGCCTGTCCAGACACTCGCCTATCTTGTTTGGTGTATATTAATTGTACAAAATAATAGGTTTCATTTTGACATCATAAGACCGGCATGTGTGTAAAGTACTCTCATCTTATTCAACCCCCATTAACCtcacttttccttcccttcctgacTGTCTCCCTGGCTGTAGGTAAGGATGTTTTAGTCAATCGTGCTGACTAAAATTCCTAACAATTGACTGGCATAACCGAATTGGATATTACAAACGCTCCAATAATAGATGAGGACTTTGAGAGATGAACATTGTTATCTTTGTAATAGCTCTCCGGATCCCCATTCCACTTATGCCATAGTCCCCCACTTAAATTTGGAGACATTAATTTTGTCTTTAGTATGCGTTCTTGGGAAGGTAAGTCCTCCTTCAGCAAAACGAGAAACCAAACCGGTGTGCTGGTTCAGCCAGGAGGGTGGAGCGcacagcctgctgacctgagtggGCTCGCTTCCCTCAGCTTCTGCCCGCTTCCAAGCCTCATCCTTGGATATTTATGAACTCTGAACACCACTGTATCCTGCCAGTAAACCCCAGTAATAAATTCACTAAAACCCAGCGAATGACATGTCCAGCCAGGGTTAGGTTCTGTTTGAAATTCCATTCACTCATGCTACATGATAACCGTTTGATTGGAAGATTCTGTAATAACATTGAAGCCCTATCTCAGAGTGTGCGAAAAACATAACTGATTTAATTAATCAAGAGTTTAATACGAGGTTTCAACTATCGAGCAAAATTTAATATctatgacaatttttttttaatttattttttgtttatttttttgttttttcgagacaaggtttctccgtgtagccctggctgtcctggaactcactctgtagaccaggttggcctccaactcagaaatccgcctgactctgcctcccaagtgctgggattacaggtgtgcaccatcatgcccggCCCTATCTATGACAAAATTAAGTACAGTTgcttataattaatttttttcttggtcaAATCAAAATTTTGTTCCCAAAgcaatttttgtttgattttgaaacagagtctcctttttttgtttgtttgttttttgtttttttgagacagggtttctctgtgtagctctggctgtcctggaattcactctgtagactaggttggcctcaaacttagactcagaaatccacctgtgtctgtctccaaagggctgggactaaaggcatgtgccctgCCGAGGTAGAGCCTCATTATGTTGATGTGACTGATTTGGAACTCAGAaggatcagcctgtctctgcatcttgagtgttgagattaaaggtggaCAGCACCATATCTGGcccaatttttctgtttttttttttctttttcttcttcttttttttcttttagtatattACTTATTTTAGTTGATTTAGGTTGAGTATAATTGAAATGATACTAATGCTAGCCTAagagttaagaaaataaaaatactatacaAAAAATGAGTACCAGAATTAAACATGTTCTTGCTTTGTGCCATTGCTTTAAACTTTATCCATtatctgtgatgtgtgtgtgcgtgtgcacgcgtgcgtgtgcacaagtgtgtgttaGTATGActttgtgtatgcacatacaaGAGTTTCAACTTGTGCTACATGTGCAGACCCTAAGTGTACAATTGGATTTCTTTATACTAACATTTTTAAGCTTCATAGCCTATACCTGCAGTCAGTATAAAGAATATTACCTCCTCAAGATTCCTGGACCTTCTTCCTAGTCAATCTACTCTCTCATCAGAATCAtgaaatagtctttttttttttttttttttttttttttttttttttggtttttcaagaccaggtgtctctgtatagccctggctgtcctggaactcactctgtagaccaggctggcctcaaactcagaaatccacccgcctttGCCTCCCACgggcagggattaaaggcaccaccgcccagctgataaaatattctaatttctgatttctttttttttctcattatttctcttgtctctttctttcattaaacAAACAAAGGGGCTAGGGAATTGACTCCAAGACACAGTGAATACCAGGCAAATGCTCTAAGGCTAAGCTATCTCTGCTCAACCTTATATCGTCTCAGAAATACCCTGAtttctataaaaatattgttgtttCATTGCAGGTAAGCAGCACCATACAATTtatatgttctttttttcctctcattttttattctgtttagtGTTTTTGAGATCCAGTAATGTTGCACGTGTCAGTAGTTCAACACTGTTTAATGTTAACTAGTATTGCACTATGTAGATATACTGAAATGTGACTTTGTGGTTTTTGGACTAAGATCAGGTGAGATAAACAACAATTTACTTTTCTCtcgataaaaattaaatatttgcctggcggtggtggtgcacacctgtaattccagcacttgggaggcagaggcaggaggatttctaagttcgaggccagcctggtctacagagtgagttccaggacagccagggctacacagagaaaccctgtctcaaaaaaaacaaaaacaaaaaacaaaacaaaaaaaaaccaaataaataaatatttgttctctCTTTTAATATAGCTACGCAAGTTTTCATGAACTCGTTTTAACTTCTGTTGGGGTGATTTGTAGCAAGTTCATTTCTGATCatatattaggtcttctttgacttCATTAAAACATTCTAAAGTAGTTCCCAAAGGGAACCACAGTTCTGTTTATCTAGCATCCTCCCCTGAAAAAGTAAAGCATATTTGCACTTTATTATGCTGACAGGGTCTCATTGAATCTCTCAGGCTATTTTGAACTCTTGGGCTGAGGTGATCCTTCTGCGTCAGGCACCCTGACAGCTGGGTTGTTAAGTTAGCTACTTCGCCATCCACAAGAAATCAATTTTTACTGCAGGTGTCTCATTTatatgagacaaggtctcaatatgtagaccaggttagcctctaactcagagatcttcctgcctccacctccccaggatTGGTATTCAAAGCGTGCTCCACCACATCGGACtgttttatttattggttttgaaCTATTGGTGATCAAACACCTCGTGTATGCTAGGCAGGTGCTTTCCTACCGGCCTATGTCCCCAGCCcttccactttaaaaaaatagctgTGTCACCAGTTCCATTGTACAGGTCGTGAAAGCAAAGTCGGTTCCTGAGTTCCTCGTGATCGATTTGTTTCTATGTAGTAAATGCAAGATTTCACATTTCATGCAGAATTTGTGAGCATCTAGATTCGGTCAGGTACTGTAACACAAGATGAGGCTGTAAGCGTAAATATTATCTTTGCTCTCGAGAACCCACAGGGAAACTGGAGGGAGAGAAGGCCCATGCATTATCCCTTGTTATTATACTGACCCAATAGAAGAGACTGAGTTTGAGCACTGTGGGAGTAGTGCAGAGGGGAAGCGGGCCAATCACGAAGCTTCATGTTTCGAGTCTAACTTAGTGAAAGACTGACATTGGTCAACAAATTCAAGTGAAGAGCTTCCAGTAGGAAGGAAGCTTGTGATGGTGCAGGCAGAGTGAAGGATCAGAATTTGAACTCGGAAAAATGAAATCACccgaaggaagaaaggaagctacAGGAAGGAAGGTCAGCAGCAAGAAGTGGCTTCCTACATGGAAACCCAGCTTTGGGctagggatgtagttcagtggggGAACACACTTTAGGTTGTGAAGATAAATTTGTATCTCTGTATAGTATATTTTTGCATTATGTCTTATGAAGGGCTTTATAAAGAAGTCTTTGCTGAGCCAgatagtggcacaggcctttaatctcagcacttcggAAACACTCAGTCAGATctttgagcttgaggccagcctggtgtatgtGGTaacttccagggcagccagggctacacagagaaacctgtctcaaaacaaacaggtCAGGCATTGGTGacggcatgcctgtaatcccagcactctgggaggcagaggcaggcggatttctgagttgaaggccagcctggtctacagagtgagttctaggacagccagggctacacagagaaaccctatctcgaaaaaaccaaccaacaaacaaacgaattatttaatgtgtgtgtatgcatctctctctctctctctctctctctctctctctctctctctctctctctgtgtgtgtgtgtgtgtgtatgtgtgtacatacacacgtagtgcccacagaggacagagggtgagagcagccagtgctcttgacggCTGAGccatgtctgtaaccccagaaGTATGATTTTAAAAGTGTGTTTGCTTGCTGctgcttcccctcctcctcccagtccccctaagaaactctgccttgaaaacaccaaaataagtaagtaaacaaatatTTGATGTGAACTGACTGAATCCCATAGtccacacaggcatgcatgagC
Coding sequences:
- the Rpl21 gene encoding 60S ribosomal protein L21, giving the protein MTNTKGKRRGTRYMFSRPFRKHGVVPLATYMRIYKKGDIVDIKGMGTVQKGMPHKCYHGKTGRVYNVTQHAVGIIVNKQVKGKILAKRINVRIEHIKHSKSRDSFLKRVKENDQKKKEAREKGTWVQLKRQPAPPREAHFVRTNGKEPELLEPIPYEFMA